From the genome of Bubalus bubalis isolate 160015118507 breed Murrah chromosome 2, NDDB_SH_1, whole genome shotgun sequence, one region includes:
- the CCDC167 gene encoding coiled-coil domain-containing protein 167 isoform X3 — MTKKKRENLGVALEIDGLEKKLSQCRRDLEVVNSRLCGAELSSEARRSLEKEKSSLMNKASNYEKELKLLRQENRKNMLLSVAIFLLLTVIYAYWAL; from the exons ATGACTAAAAAGAAGCGGGAGAACCTGGGCGTCGCTTTAGAG ATCGATGGGCTGGAGAAGAAGTTGTCACAATGTCGGAGAGACCTGGAGGTCGTGAACTCCAGGCTCTGTGGGGCGGAGCTGAGCTCAGAGGCCAG GAGGtctctggagaaggagaaaagCAGCCTGATGAACAAAGCCTCCAACTATG AGAAGGAGCTGAAGTTGCTTCGGCAGGAGAACCGCAAGAACATGCTGCTGTCTGTGGCCATCTTCCTCCTGCTGACCGTCATCTATGCCTACTGGGCCCTGTGA
- the CCDC167 gene encoding coiled-coil domain-containing protein 167 isoform X5: MTKKKRENLGVALEVRGETGAAACRELLPAADDRWAGEEVVTMSERPGGRELQALWGGAELRGQEVSGEGEKQPDEQSLQLWS, from the exons ATGACTAAAAAGAAGCGGGAGAACCTGGGCGTCGCTTTAGAGGTGAGGGGAGAAACGGGGGCTGCAGCATGTCGTGAACTTCTCCCCGCGGCGGATG ATCGATGGGCTGGAGAAGAAGTTGTCACAATGTCGGAGAGACCTGGAGGTCGTGAACTCCAGGCTCTGTGGGGCGGAGCTGAGCTCAGAGGCCAG GAGGtctctggagaaggagaaaagCAGCCTGATGAACAAAGCCTCCAACTATG GAGCTGA
- the CCDC167 gene encoding coiled-coil domain-containing protein 167 isoform X1, producing MTKKKRENLGVALEIDGLEKKLSQCRRDLEVVNSRLCGAELSSEARRSLEKEKSSLMNKASNYGAEVASAGEPQEHAAVCGHLPPADRHLCLLGPVRLRFLQSALASPQLRDHS from the exons ATGACTAAAAAGAAGCGGGAGAACCTGGGCGTCGCTTTAGAG ATCGATGGGCTGGAGAAGAAGTTGTCACAATGTCGGAGAGACCTGGAGGTCGTGAACTCCAGGCTCTGTGGGGCGGAGCTGAGCTCAGAGGCCAG GAGGtctctggagaaggagaaaagCAGCCTGATGAACAAAGCCTCCAACTATG GAGCTGAAGTTGCTTCGGCAGGAGAACCGCAAGAACATGCTGCTGTCTGTGGCCATCTTCCTCCTGCTGACCGTCATCTATGCCTACTGGGCCCTGTGAGGCTGCGATTTCTCCAGTCAGCCCTGGCTTCCCCTCAGCTCCGTGATCATAGCTAA
- the CCDC167 gene encoding coiled-coil domain-containing protein 167 isoform X2, which translates to MVGRPGYWLEEGIDGLEKKLSQCRRDLEVVNSRLCGAELSSEARRSLEKEKSSLMNKASNYGAEVASAGEPQEHAAVCGHLPPADRHLCLLGPVRLRFLQSALASPQLRDHS; encoded by the exons ATGGTGGGTCGGCCGGGCTACTGGTTGGAGGAAGGA ATCGATGGGCTGGAGAAGAAGTTGTCACAATGTCGGAGAGACCTGGAGGTCGTGAACTCCAGGCTCTGTGGGGCGGAGCTGAGCTCAGAGGCCAG GAGGtctctggagaaggagaaaagCAGCCTGATGAACAAAGCCTCCAACTATG GAGCTGAAGTTGCTTCGGCAGGAGAACCGCAAGAACATGCTGCTGTCTGTGGCCATCTTCCTCCTGCTGACCGTCATCTATGCCTACTGGGCCCTGTGAGGCTGCGATTTCTCCAGTCAGCCCTGGCTTCCCCTCAGCTCCGTGATCATAGCTAA
- the CCDC167 gene encoding coiled-coil domain-containing protein 167 isoform X4 — MRATWVWERDARVTDGPLGESKVAGPEGSREVGTEDRWAGEEVVTMSERPGGRELQALWGGAELRGQEVSGEGEKQPDEQSLQLWS, encoded by the exons ATGAGGGCGACGTGGGTTTGGGAGAGGGACGCGAGGGTGACAGACGGCCCGCTGGGAGAATCGAAGGTTGCAGGGCCCGAGGGGTCACGAGAGGTGGGAACAGAAG ATCGATGGGCTGGAGAAGAAGTTGTCACAATGTCGGAGAGACCTGGAGGTCGTGAACTCCAGGCTCTGTGGGGCGGAGCTGAGCTCAGAGGCCAG GAGGtctctggagaaggagaaaagCAGCCTGATGAACAAAGCCTCCAACTATG GAGCTGA